The Fibrobacter sp. UWEL DNA window TGGGCGGGAAATCGAACTTCAGCTTGCCCTTCTTGTCGATGTACAGGAAGGCGTCAAAGGAGCGGTGAGTCTTGTTGCTGCGGAAACCCTTGATCAGGTCTGTCTTTACGTCCGTGCCAGTTAGCATCTTCTGGATTTGTTCCAGCGGGATTTCCTTACCCAAAAGAATCTTGGGAAGCTGCAAACCGCTAGGTTCCTTCTTCACGTAACTGTCGCTGACGTAACCCGTCATGGTTTCGTACACGGCGGAATTGTCCAGCGGGGAGTTGCCTACCTGCTGTCCCAATTCGATTTCAGCGCCTTCCTTGTTGTCGTCGAAGACGAACTCGATTTTATTCTGGTCGTTGATGATCACAACCGCGGAGAATTCAGCGCCCTTCTTGCTACGGAACCCCGTGAGAGGTCCAATCTTGCGATTGGTAAGAAGTTCTACAATTTCTTCATTGGAAAGACGCTTGCCGCCAACCATCTTGCGGATGACAATGCCGTCTTCGGTAGTGTAACGGCTGACGGTCTCGAAAACCTTCTTGCCGTTCACCGGGCTAAAGCTTGCTTCGCCGGTAGTGCTTTCTTCCTTGAATCCCTTGATGTTCTTCACCATGGTGCGGGTCATTTCCACAATGCCATTCATGAAGTTTTCGCGGGTTTCCTTGCCCTTTTCAATTTGTTCCATCTTGTATTCCCACTCGCCGGTCAGTTCCGGGCTAGTGAGAGCTTCGATGTCCATGGCCTTCAGCACCTTGATCAGGTCGAATGCCTTGGCTGTGGCGATCATGTCCTTGCCGTCGCGGACCACGTACTTGTCCGTTACAAGCTTTTCAATAATGGCGGCGCGGGTAGCAGGGGTGCCGAGGCCACGTTCCTTCATGGCGTCGCGGAGTTCTTCATCTTCCACCAGCTTACCTGCACTTTCCATCATGGAAAGGAGGGTGCTTTCGGTGTAGTGTGCAGGAGGCTTGGTAAAGTCTTCCTTGGAGGTGACTTCGACAGCCTTTGCCTTATCGCCCTTCAGCTGCGGGATATTGGCTTCGTCGTCAGCATCCTTGCCGTATACGGCCTTAAAGCCCGGTTCCACCAGGATCTTACCTTCCGTAATGAAGGTTTCGCCTTCTACGGTGGTAATGCGGGTGGTGTTCAGGTACTTTGCAGGCGGGAAGAACACTGCGATAAAGCGCTGGCAGATCATGTTAAACACTTTCTGTTCGGCTTCGCTCAGGTCCGTGGGCATCACGCCTGTAGGGATAATGGCAAAGTGGTCGGAAATCTTCTTGTTGTCGAAAACCTTAGGAGTCTTCACCACCCAGTTGTTATTCAGGGCGGTCTGCGCGAAGGTACTGAGACTTCCGGTAATCTTTCCTAGGGTAGTCTTCACAGGGCCAACGTAGTCTTCCGGCAGGCAGCGACTGTCAGTACGAGGATAGGTGGTTGCCTTATGGCGTTCGTACAGTGCCTGTGCGATAGAAAGGGTGGTCTTTGCGCTAAAGCCGAAACGGTTGTTGGCTTCTCGCTGGAGGGTGGTCAGGTCATAGAGCTGGCCGCATTTCTGGAAACTGGGGGCGGTAGTCTCTTCGATGGAGCCTGTCTTGCCCTTGCATTTTTTCAGAATGTCCTGAACCGTCTTTTCGTCAAAAATCTGCTTTTGCTTGCTGTCCCCGTTGGGCGTGAACCACTTACCCTGGTAGTTGTTTCCGTCATTGTCGAAGTCGGCGTCAATGGTCCAGAACTTCTTGGGTACGAACTGATGGCGTTCTTCCTCGCGGTTCACAATGATGGCCAGCGTCGGGGTCTGCACTCGACCGCAGGGTGTAATCTGGAAACCGCCCATGGAGCTGTTGTAAGCGGTCAGGCCGCGGCTACCGTTCATGCCAATGAGCCAGTCGGCTTCACTACGGCAAATGGCCGCTGCCTTCAGGTTTTCCATGTCGGCGCCGTCGCGCATATTGTCAAAAGCTTCCTGGATTGCCGCAGGAGTCATACTCTGCATCCACAGACGCTTGATGGTCTTGCCCGCAAGCTTACCCTTCAGGACGTAGTCCAGGATGTAGAAGAAAATCAGTTCACCTTCGCGGCCCGCATCGCATGCGTTCACCAGGGTCGTCACATCCTTGCGCTTGATCAACTTGCTGAGTATGGAAAGCTGGCTCTTGGTCTGCGGGTTTGCGGAAAGGGGAAATTTTTCCGGCAGCATAGGCAGCGTGCTCATTTCCCACTTCTTATAGCGTTCGTCGATTTCCTTGGGATCGGCAATTTCCACCAGGTGGCCGATGGCGTGGCTCAC harbors:
- a CDS encoding DNA topoisomerase III — protein: MATAKTTPKTLIIAEKPSVALDLVKVLGQKNFTKGNGVYESDTTIVSHAIGHLVEIADPKEIDERYKKWEMSTLPMLPEKFPLSANPQTKSQLSILSKLIKRKDVTTLVNACDAGREGELIFFYILDYVLKGKLAGKTIKRLWMQSMTPAAIQEAFDNMRDGADMENLKAAAICRSEADWLIGMNGSRGLTAYNSSMGGFQITPCGRVQTPTLAIIVNREEERHQFVPKKFWTIDADFDNDGNNYQGKWFTPNGDSKQKQIFDEKTVQDILKKCKGKTGSIEETTAPSFQKCGQLYDLTTLQREANNRFGFSAKTTLSIAQALYERHKATTYPRTDSRCLPEDYVGPVKTTLGKITGSLSTFAQTALNNNWVVKTPKVFDNKKISDHFAIIPTGVMPTDLSEAEQKVFNMICQRFIAVFFPPAKYLNTTRITTVEGETFITEGKILVEPGFKAVYGKDADDEANIPQLKGDKAKAVEVTSKEDFTKPPAHYTESTLLSMMESAGKLVEDEELRDAMKERGLGTPATRAAIIEKLVTDKYVVRDGKDMIATAKAFDLIKVLKAMDIEALTSPELTGEWEYKMEQIEKGKETRENFMNGIVEMTRTMVKNIKGFKEESTTGEASFSPVNGKKVFETVSRYTTEDGIVIRKMVGGKRLSNEEIVELLTNRKIGPLTGFRSKKGAEFSAVVIINDQNKIEFVFDDNKEGAEIELGQQVGNSPLDNSAVYETMTGYVSDSYVKKEPSGLQLPKILLGKEIPLEQIQKMLTGTDVKTDLIKGFRSNKTHRSFDAFLYIDKKGKLKFDFPPREFKPRRWGAKKTSADKGAAEDYVP